A region of the Pseudomonas silesiensis genome:
GCATAATTGCGGCACTCATCCATCCCCGTGATCACGCCCCGGGAGAACGCCTTGCCACGCGTATCCACATTGACCACCGCCGATCCGGCATTGCTGGTGCAACTCTCCGACAGCCACCTGTTTGCCGAGGCGGATGGCACGTTACTGGGCATGAACACGCGTGACAGCCTGCAAAAGGTCATCGAACTGGTCAGGCTGCAACAGCCTCGGATCGATCTGATCGTTGCCAGTGGCGATATTTCCCAGGACGGGACGCTTGAGTCCTATCAGCAGTTCCGCGACCTGACCCGGCAGCTCGATGCATCGGCGCGCTGGATTCCCGGCAATCACGACGAGCCTCGGATCATGGCTGAGGCTGCCGTGCAGAGCGCCTTGCTGGATCCGGTGGTGGATATCGGTAACTGGCGGGTCACATTGCTGGATTCGGCAGTGCCGGGCTCGGTGCCAGGGTATCTGGAAGACGAACAGTTGCAGTTGCTGGCCCGCGCGCTGAGCGAAGCGCCGGAGCGGCATCATCTGGTGTGCTTGCACCATCATCCGGTGTCGATCGGCTGTGCGTGGATGGAGCCGATCGGGTTGCGTAATCCAGAGGCGCTGTTTTCGGTTCTGGATCGATTCCCGCAGGTGCGTGCCGTTTTGTGGGGGCATGTTCATCAAGAGATCGATCGGGAGCGTAATGGCGTGCGGTTGATTGCCTCGCCGTCGACCTGCATTCAGTTCGAACCGGGGAGCGATGATTTCAAGGTGGGGGATCAGGCGCCGGGGTATCGGTGGTTGCGGCTTTTGCCGGATGGCGAGCTGGAAACCGGTGTAGAGCGTGTGACAGGCTTCGCTTTCCAGGTCGATTACGGCTCCAACGGCTACTGACTTTTTTGTCACTCGGTAAGACCGAGTCGCGGCCTTCGCAAGCCCGCTCCCACAGGGGATCTGCTGTGTACACACGATCTGTGAACACCCATGATCAAATGTGGGAGCGGCGGTGCGACGATTCGACTTGCTCGCGAAGGCGTCGGCACAGGCGCCCCGAATTCCACGGATATTCCCGATTCCCTGTAAACTGCGCCTCTTTACCCGACGCACAGGGAGCTCAAATGTCCGGTTCGATCCTTTATATCCATGGTTTCAACAGCGCGCCGGCGTCGAACAAGGCCACTCGGTTGATCCAGGTGATGGACCAACTGGGCTTGAGCGATCAGTTGCGCGTTCCGTACTTGCATCACCATCCTCGTGAGGCCATCGGTCAGCTGGAGCAGGCGATCGAGGAGCTCGGACGGCCATTGCTGGTCGGCAGCTCACTCGGCGGCTACTATGCGACTCACTTGGCCGAGCGCCATGGCCTCAAGGCGCTGTTGATCAACCCCGCCGTCAGCCCGCATCGGATGTTCGACGGGTATCTGGGGGCGCAGAAAAACCTGTATACCGACGAGGCCTGGGAATTGACCCACGACCACGTGACGGCCCTGGCCGAGCTGGAAGTGCCGGCGCCCCAGGATCCGCAGCGGTTTCAGGTGTGGTTGCAAACCGGCGACGAAACGCTGGACTACCGCCTCGCCCAGCAGTATTACCGGGCCTGTGCCTTGCGCATCCAGGCCGGTGGCGATCATGGTTTCCAGGGTTTTGCCGGGCAACTGCCGGCAATGCTCAGTTTTGCCGGCATCGGCGCAGATTTGTATCAGGCGATTGATTTCACTGCACTGTGAGCCATCGCCCCTTTTCACAAAACATTTGACGACGAGACCCCATGGCCACTCCCAGCGCTAGCTCTTATAACGCAGACGCCATCGAAGTCCTCTCGGGCCTCGACCCGGTGCGCAAACGCCCCGGCATGTACACCGACACCAGTCGGCCGAACCACCTCGCCCAGGAAGTCATCGACAACAGCGTCGACGAAGCCTTGGCCGGGCACGCGACCTCGGTGCAGGTCATCCTGCACGCCGATCACTCACTGGAAGTCAGCGACGATGGTCGTGGCATGCCGGTGGACATTCACGCTGAAGAAGGCGTCTCGGGTGTCGAGCTGATCCTCACCAAGCTCCATGCCGGCGGCAAGTTTTCCAACAAGAACTACCAGTTCTCCGGCGGTCTGCACGGGGTGGGTATCTCGGTGGTCAACGCGTTGTCGACCGAAGTCCGGGTGCGCGTAAAGCGTGATGGCAACGAATACCAGATGACGTTCGGCGACGGCTACAAGAAAACCGAACTGGAAGTGATCGGCACCGTCGGCAAACGCAACACCGGCACCAGCGTGTTCTTCGCGCCGGACCCGAAGTACTTCGATTCCCCGAAATTCTCCATCAGCCGCCTCAAGCACGTGCTCAAGGCCAAGGCCGTCCTGTGCCCGGGGTTGCTGGTCAGTTTTGAAGACAAGGCCACCGGCGAGAAAGTCGAATGGCATTACGAGGACGGCCTGCGTTCCTACCTGGTCGACGCCGTCAGCGAATTCGAACGCCTGCCGGACGAGCCGTTCTGCGGCAGCCTGGCCGGTAACAAAGAAGCGGTCGACTGGGCGTTGCTGTGGTTGCCGGAAGGCGGCGACAGCGTTCAGGAAAGCTACGTCAACCTGATC
Encoded here:
- a CDS encoding YqiA/YcfP family alpha/beta fold hydrolase, with product MSGSILYIHGFNSAPASNKATRLIQVMDQLGLSDQLRVPYLHHHPREAIGQLEQAIEELGRPLLVGSSLGGYYATHLAERHGLKALLINPAVSPHRMFDGYLGAQKNLYTDEAWELTHDHVTALAELEVPAPQDPQRFQVWLQTGDETLDYRLAQQYYRACALRIQAGGDHGFQGFAGQLPAMLSFAGIGADLYQAIDFTAL
- the cpdA gene encoding 3',5'-cyclic-AMP phosphodiesterase, producing MPRVSTLTTADPALLVQLSDSHLFAEADGTLLGMNTRDSLQKVIELVRLQQPRIDLIVASGDISQDGTLESYQQFRDLTRQLDASARWIPGNHDEPRIMAEAAVQSALLDPVVDIGNWRVTLLDSAVPGSVPGYLEDEQLQLLARALSEAPERHHLVCLHHHPVSIGCAWMEPIGLRNPEALFSVLDRFPQVRAVLWGHVHQEIDRERNGVRLIASPSTCIQFEPGSDDFKVGDQAPGYRWLRLLPDGELETGVERVTGFAFQVDYGSNGY